CGGTGGGACGTCGGGGATCGCCTGCAGCTCGAGGACGACCTCGCCGAGCCGGCGGGCCGTGTCGGCGAGCGACGTGAACTCCTCGGCAAGGGCGTCGTTGCCCGGCAGCCAACGCACGACCGCCCACGGGAACGGGTAGTCCGCGGCCGGCGCGCCGGTGGCGACGACCTCGGGGACGTCGAGGGTCAGGTGCGGCCCGACGACGGGCAGCCAGCGGATCTCCTTGAGCAGCCCACCCACCGCACCGGGAGTCAGCGGCAGCCGCAGCGCGAGGTCGTCGCCGAGCCGGAACACCGCGTTCTCCGTGCCGCCGGACGCCACCCGCCGTACGGGCAGCGACGCATACCGGGGCAGCTGCTCGGCGACCAGCCGCTGCGCCAGCGCGATGTCGATCTCGACCTCGTCGTCGTGCAGGCGGGGCGGCGGCATCCGCACATGCTCGCGACCTGGGTGGTGGCAGGCAAGCGGATTGACGGCTACCAGATCGTCCGGAGGCCGGTCAGTCCGTGGAATGCCGCATCGCTGGTCACCAGGGTCAACGACTCCACCATGCACTGCGCCGCCAGCACTCGGTTGGTCAACCTCGTCGTGCGAGGTCGAGGACCTGTCCCACGCGCGCGGCGGCCTGCTCGGCCGACCAGTCGAGGTGGTCCACGTCGACGACGAACTCGACCTTGCTCCAGCCCGGCACCGCCGCGCTCGTGGCCCAGTCCAGCACCCAGACCTGCTCGGCCTCGGCGAACGCGATGCAGGCCTCGCGCAGGGCCTGCGGCTCGACGTCGGCGTAGATGACGAAGGCGTTGGTGTGCGGGGGATCCGGCGTCACGCGCACTCCCTCGAGGGCGCCGATCGCGGCCGCCCGCTCCCCGGCCAACCGGTGCAGCTCGGCGAACTGCCCGAGCCGGTCGCGCAGCCCCGCGCGGGCGGCGACCGCGTACGGCATGGACGAGAACAGCGTGCCGCCGTGCCGGTGCCGCCACTGGCGCACCTCGTCGACGACGTCGGACGGACCGGCGAGCGCGGCACCAGCCGGCGCCCCGAGTCCCTTGTAGAAGGACACGTAGACGGTGTCGGCCAGGGCGGCGATCTCGGCGAGGTCGCGGCCGTAGAACGGCTGGCTCTCCCACAGCCGCGCGCCGTCGAGGTGCACGGCGATGCCGCGCTCGCGGGCCGCCCCGGTCAGCGCGACGAGCTCGTCCCAGCTGGGCAGCAGGTAGCCGGCGTCGCGCAACGGAAGCTCGACCACCAGGGCGCCGAGCGGGCCGGGGTGCCCGGCCAGGTCGTCGGCCACGAGCGGGCTGGGGCCGTCCGCGAGCTCGCGCATCCGGATGCCGTGCAGCTCCTCGAGCGCGGCTTCCTCGTGCACGACCAGGTGGGACAGGGCGTGCACCCCGACGGCCCGGTGGCCCGTGCGATCCGACCAGACGCGCAGCGCGCACTGCTGCGCCATCGTGCCGCTGGGGACGAACGCCGCGGCCGGCTTGCCGAGCAGCCCGGCCACCTCGACCTCCAGGGCCGTGACGTCGCCGCCGGCGGCGTAGAAGTCACTGCTCGGCTCCTCCGCCGAAGCGGCCAGCGCCTCGAGCTGCTCGCGCGGGGTCCGGTGCGGGCGGCCCTGCAGGAAGCGGGTGCACTGCGCGCGGGCGGCGAGGCGACGCTCGTTCACGGCCTTGAGGTCGTCGGGTCCAGGCATCCCGACACCCTAGGGCCGCCGCCGAGACGAGGACGGCTCGCACCACGAGCCTCTGCCCGGATCGGCCCGAGCCGTGCCAAGATCGTGCGCGTGAACGGCGGCCCCGAGGTGGTGGCGCACCGTGGCTCGAGTGCCGAGAAGCCCGAGCACACCCTCTCCGCGTACCTGCGTGCCATCGAGCAGGGCGCCGACGCCCTCGAGTGCGACGTCCGGCTCACCGCCGACGGGCACCTGGTGTGCGTGCACGACCGCAAGGTCAACCGGACGTCCAACGGTCGCGGCGTCGTCTCGACCCTCGAGCTCGCGCACCTGGAGCAGCTCGACTGGGGATCCTGGATGCAGGACTGGGACGACGCGGACTCCGTCGAGACCCCCGACCGCGACCACGGCCGGCTCCTGACCCTGCGTCGCCTGCTGGACGCCGTCCGGGACTGCGGTCGCCCCGTCCAGGTGGCCATCGAGACCAAGCACCCGACCCGGTACGCCGGGCTGGTCGAGCGCACGCTGGCCCGGGTGCTGGCCGAGTACGGCTGGGACGGCGCGCACCCGCAGTTCCCGTCGCCCGTGCGCGTCATGTCCTTCTCGTCCCTGGCGTTGCAGCGGATGCGTCAACGCTCGCCGGACGTCCCGCGGGTGCTGCTGGTCGAGGACCGGATCCCCGTCCGGATGCGGGACGGAACCCTGCCCAAGGGCGTGGGGACGGTCGGGATCGACGTCCGGCTGCTGCGCCGTCACCAGGGCTTCGTGCGCTCGGTGCAGGGCCTCGGCGGCAAGGTGCACGTGTGGACCGTGGACCGGGACGAGGACGTCGAGCTCTGCCTCGCCCTCGGGGTCGATGCGATCATCACCAACCGCCCCCGGCACGTCCTGGAGCTGCTCGGACGCGGCGTGCACCCGGCCTGACGGGCATTCTGCCCAGAAGGGGTGCACCTTGGCCGTCCTCGGGTTAGTGTGAGCCGGTAGCAACGGGTGACGCGCCGTGACTCACGGCAATCCAGCACAGTATTTGTCCGTTTTGACGGCGACCGGGGCGAGCAAGGGAGGTTCCGTGACACAGGTGGCCACGCGCATTCCGACCCGCACGCGCACCTTGCGGGTGCCGCACGCCTTCGCCTCGGTGCCCCGCACCCGGCGAACGGTCGTCGAGGACCTGCGCGGCCGCGACGTCCCCTCGGCCGTGGTCGACGAGGTCGAGATCGTGGTCACCGAGCTGCTCGGCAACGCCGTCCAGCACGCTGCCGCCCTACCCGACGGCACCGTGCGCGTGCACTGGCAGGTCAAGGGCGGGGTCGTCGAGCTCGACGTCACCGACGGCGGGGGCAGCACGACGCCTCGCGCCCAGCAGCCCACGGTGTACGCCACCCGCGGCCGTGGCCTGCGCATCGTCCGTTCGCTCGCCCACGAGTGGGGTGTGCTGGACGAGGACCGGGGCCGCACGGTCTGGGTCTGCCTCGGTGGACCGTCCCGCCGCCGCCGTCCCTGAGCGCCGCCGTCCCTGAGCGAGCGCCTAGAGTCTTCGCCCATGGGCAAGTCCTCGCGCCGTCCCTCGACCACCTCCACCGCCAGCGCGGTCGCTGACGCCGACGTCCCCGTCGTCGGTCAGCGTGAACCGTGCCCCTGTGGTTCCGGCAAGAAGTACAAGGCCTGCCACGGCCGGGCCCGCGCCGTCGCGGCGCCGACGCCCACCGGCCGGACGTTCGAGGGCCTGCCCGGCGAGCCCGACTGGGTGGCGCTGCGCGAGGTGGTGCCGGCCGCGACCGCGACCCTGACCCTGGCTCCGGCCCTGCGCCGCAAGAAGTCCGGCGACCAACCGGCGTTGAACGAGATCACCGTCGCGACCGTGCTCCCGCTGGCCTGGCCGGCCATGCGTCGCGCGGACGGTCGGGTGCTCGTCGGGCTGCAGACCGGTGGTGGCTCCGGCGACCCGAGCCGGGACGTCGGGTCCGCGGCCGCCGCGGCGGTGGCCGCCGAGCCCGGCACCCCGATCACGCTGACCGACCTGCCGTCCGACGGCCCGCGCCTGCAGGCCGTCGTCGCGCCCGACGCGACCATGACCGTCACCCTGCACGAGGGCTTCGACTTCTGGGTCGAGGGCGCGGACGACCTCGACGCCGAGGTCCGCGAGAGCCTGGAGCGGGCCAACTCCGCGGTGATCCCGACCGCCCGGCTGACCGGGGTCGAGGCGGCGTACTGGTGCCAGATCGGCGACCGGACGCACCTGCGCTGGGTGCTGCCGCAGGGCGAGGACGAGCTGCTGGACGGCCTGGCCCGCCTGCACGCGACCGGCGAGAGCAGCCTCGGCGACGGCACCCGGTACGTCGGGGCGTTCCGCGCGCACGGACTGCTCGTGCCGGTCTGGGACCTGCCGCAGGAGTGGACCGCCGACGACGTCGAGGGGCCCGCCGCGGCGTTCGCCGAGCGGCTGGCCGAAGCGCTCGCGAAGGACGAGCCGCTGACCTACGACGAGCGTCGCGCCCGGGCCGGGGTCGTCAGCCGCCAGCTCACCCTGCGCTGACCTGCACGGCGCGTTCGGCGGCCAGCCCGACCAGGCCGGACGGCGAGAGCAGGTCGCGCACGATCGCGAGGGCCTGCTCGCGGTCGCGCGCCGGCAGCCGGACGTCGAGGGCCTGGCGGGTCCAGTCCGTGATGTCCTCGAGCGCTCGGCGGCAGGCGTAGAAGGCGAGCAGCTCGGGATCGAGGGCCGCGTCGGTGATGCCGTAGCCGGCGTCGAACGCGGTCCGCTGCTCGGTGTCGGCGGGGCCGAAGAACGGCAGGCCAACCCGCCCGAACATCAGGTCGCACTCGCGTGGGGCCAGCACCGCGTCGTCCCAGTCGATGAGCCAGACCTGGTCACCGCGGACGAGGAGGTTGCCGCGGTGCGGGTCGGC
The window above is part of the Angustibacter luteus genome. Proteins encoded here:
- a CDS encoding threonine aldolase family protein is translated as MPGPDDLKAVNERRLAARAQCTRFLQGRPHRTPREQLEALAASAEEPSSDFYAAGGDVTALEVEVAGLLGKPAAAFVPSGTMAQQCALRVWSDRTGHRAVGVHALSHLVVHEEAALEELHGIRMRELADGPSPLVADDLAGHPGPLGALVVELPLRDAGYLLPSWDELVALTGAARERGIAVHLDGARLWESQPFYGRDLAEIAALADTVYVSFYKGLGAPAGAALAGPSDVVDEVRQWRHRHGGTLFSSMPYAVAARAGLRDRLGQFAELHRLAGERAAAIGALEGVRVTPDPPHTNAFVIYADVEPQALREACIAFAEAEQVWVLDWATSAAVPGWSKVEFVVDVDHLDWSAEQAAARVGQVLDLARRG
- a CDS encoding glycerophosphodiester phosphodiesterase → MNGGPEVVAHRGSSAEKPEHTLSAYLRAIEQGADALECDVRLTADGHLVCVHDRKVNRTSNGRGVVSTLELAHLEQLDWGSWMQDWDDADSVETPDRDHGRLLTLRRLLDAVRDCGRPVQVAIETKHPTRYAGLVERTLARVLAEYGWDGAHPQFPSPVRVMSFSSLALQRMRQRSPDVPRVLLVEDRIPVRMRDGTLPKGVGTVGIDVRLLRRHQGFVRSVQGLGGKVHVWTVDRDEDVELCLALGVDAIITNRPRHVLELLGRGVHPA
- a CDS encoding ATP-binding protein, with the translated sequence MATRIPTRTRTLRVPHAFASVPRTRRTVVEDLRGRDVPSAVVDEVEIVVTELLGNAVQHAAALPDGTVRVHWQVKGGVVELDVTDGGGSTTPRAQQPTVYATRGRGLRIVRSLAHEWGVLDEDRGRTVWVCLGGPSRRRRP
- a CDS encoding DUF5926 family protein, which translates into the protein MGKSSRRPSTTSTASAVADADVPVVGQREPCPCGSGKKYKACHGRARAVAAPTPTGRTFEGLPGEPDWVALREVVPAATATLTLAPALRRKKSGDQPALNEITVATVLPLAWPAMRRADGRVLVGLQTGGGSGDPSRDVGSAAAAAVAAEPGTPITLTDLPSDGPRLQAVVAPDATMTVTLHEGFDFWVEGADDLDAEVRESLERANSAVIPTARLTGVEAAYWCQIGDRTHLRWVLPQGEDELLDGLARLHATGESSLGDGTRYVGAFRAHGLLVPVWDLPQEWTADDVEGPAAAFAERLAEALAKDEPLTYDERRARAGVVSRQLTLR